In the genome of Streptomyces globosus, one region contains:
- a CDS encoding cytochrome P450, with amino-acid sequence MSETVVFPQNRTCPYHPPTAYEPLRAGRPLSRVSLFDGRSVWIVTGHAEARALLADARLSSDRQNAAFPAPTPRFAGLRDRRTALLGVDDPEHNAQRRMLIPSFTLKRTAALRPRIQETVDRLLDDMVARGPRAELVGAFALPVPSMVICDVLGVPYEDHEFFEEQSRRLLRGPEMADVEDARTRINAYLAELIERKRSEPGEGLLDELVGRHVEAGGTDVGELVSLAAILLIAGHETTANMISLGTFTLLRHPEQLAELREDPSLLPAAVEELMRFLSIADGMLRVATEDIEVGGVTVRADDGVVFSTSVINRDEAVFERPDVLDWHRPARHHLGFGFGVHQCLGQNLARAEMEIALGTLFARLPGLRLAADPDRIPFKPGDTLQGMVELPVAW; translated from the coding sequence ATGTCAGAGACCGTTGTCTTCCCGCAGAACCGGACCTGCCCCTACCACCCGCCGACCGCCTACGAACCCCTGCGCGCGGGGCGCCCCCTGTCCCGGGTGAGCCTCTTCGACGGCCGCTCCGTGTGGATCGTCACCGGGCACGCCGAGGCACGCGCCCTGCTCGCCGACGCCCGCCTGTCCTCCGACCGGCAGAACGCGGCCTTCCCCGCCCCCACCCCGCGTTTCGCGGGCCTGCGCGACCGCCGCACCGCCCTGCTCGGTGTGGACGACCCGGAGCACAACGCGCAGCGCCGGATGCTGATCCCGAGCTTCACCCTGAAGCGGACCGCGGCCCTGCGGCCCCGGATCCAGGAGACGGTGGACCGGCTGCTCGACGACATGGTGGCGCGCGGCCCGCGGGCGGAGCTGGTCGGCGCGTTCGCCCTGCCGGTGCCGTCGATGGTGATCTGCGACGTGCTGGGGGTCCCGTACGAGGACCACGAGTTCTTCGAGGAGCAGTCGCGCCGGCTGCTGCGCGGCCCGGAGATGGCCGACGTCGAGGACGCCCGCACCCGCATCAACGCCTACCTGGCGGAGCTGATCGAGCGGAAGCGGTCCGAGCCCGGCGAGGGCCTCCTCGACGAGCTGGTCGGCCGGCACGTGGAGGCGGGCGGGACGGACGTCGGCGAGCTGGTGTCGCTGGCGGCGATCCTGCTGATCGCGGGCCACGAGACCACGGCGAACATGATCTCGCTGGGGACGTTCACCCTGCTGCGGCACCCGGAGCAGCTGGCGGAGCTGCGGGAGGACCCCTCGCTGCTCCCGGCCGCGGTGGAGGAGCTGATGCGGTTCCTGTCGATCGCGGACGGCATGCTGCGGGTGGCCACCGAGGACATCGAGGTGGGCGGTGTGACAGTCCGCGCCGATGACGGGGTCGTCTTCTCCACGTCCGTCATCAACCGGGACGAGGCCGTCTTCGAGCGGCCGGACGTCCTCGACTGGCACCGTCCGGCCCGCCACCACCTCGGCTTCGGCTTCGGCGTGCACCAGTGCCTGGGGCAGAACCTGGCGCGGGCCGAGATGGAGATCGCCCTGGGCACCCTGTTCGCTCGGCTGCCCGGGCTGCGGCTGGCGGCCGACCCGGACCGCATCCCGTTCAAGCCGGGCGACACCCTCCAGGGCATGGTCGAACTGCCGGTGGCGTGGTGA
- a CDS encoding class I SAM-dependent methyltransferase, giving the protein MSHVSHAPVTTPDGEPAIPAPTAYEQVEGWFSDYDQAIFDWFLTHQEESGAEPGDLLELGAFMGKSAIFLGRYLRDGEEFTVCDLFDSPAPDESNLAETKGSYPTLTRRGFEVNYLAFHERLPTVIQAPTFVVADRVRPASCRFVHIDASHLYEHVVQDIASSRAVAAPGAVIAFDDYRSEHCPGVAAAVWAAVATEGLRLICVSGAKLYATWDDPEPYRRGLLDWLEGRPDLWHGIDDVAGQQLVRIGDHGAVPPEPPKPLHPAPEPAPEPVAPPKPVARPRPGAAWRKLAKDLLPPVVTRAIVTARRRRRERR; this is encoded by the coding sequence GTGTCGCACGTTTCGCATGCTCCCGTCACCACCCCCGACGGAGAGCCGGCCATCCCCGCTCCGACTGCGTACGAGCAGGTCGAGGGGTGGTTCTCGGACTACGACCAGGCCATCTTCGACTGGTTCCTGACCCACCAGGAGGAGAGCGGGGCCGAGCCGGGCGACCTGCTCGAACTGGGTGCGTTCATGGGCAAGAGCGCGATCTTCCTCGGGAGGTACCTGCGGGACGGCGAGGAGTTCACCGTCTGCGACCTCTTCGACTCGCCCGCGCCGGACGAGTCGAACCTGGCGGAGACGAAGGGCTCGTACCCCACCCTCACGCGCCGCGGCTTCGAGGTGAACTACCTGGCCTTCCACGAGCGGCTGCCGACCGTCATCCAGGCGCCGACGTTCGTGGTGGCCGACCGGGTCCGGCCGGCGAGCTGCCGGTTCGTCCACATCGACGCCTCCCACCTGTACGAGCACGTCGTGCAGGACATCGCCTCCTCCAGGGCCGTCGCCGCGCCGGGCGCGGTGATCGCCTTCGACGACTACCGCTCCGAGCACTGCCCCGGCGTGGCCGCCGCCGTGTGGGCGGCCGTGGCCACCGAGGGGCTGCGGCTGATCTGTGTCTCCGGGGCGAAGCTGTACGCCACCTGGGACGACCCCGAGCCGTACCGGAGGGGCCTCCTCGACTGGCTGGAGGGCCGCCCCGATCTGTGGCACGGCATCGACGACGTGGCCGGGCAGCAGCTGGTGCGCATCGGCGACCACGGCGCCGTCCCGCCCGAGCCGCCGAAGCCGCTGCACCCGGCTCCGGAGCCTGCCCCTGAGCCCGTCGCGCCCCCGAAGCCGGTGGCGAGGCCCCGGCCGGGAGCCGCCTGGCGGAAGCTGGCCAAGGACCTGCTGCCGCCGGTCGTCACCCGCGCGATCGTCACCGCCCGCCGCCGGCGCCGCGAGCGCCGCTGA
- a CDS encoding cold-shock protein: protein MATGIVKWFNAEKGFGFITQDAGGPDVFVHFSAIQSSGYRSLEENQKVEYDVVQGPKGPQAENVVPHS, encoded by the coding sequence ATGGCAACAGGCATCGTGAAGTGGTTCAACGCGGAGAAGGGGTTCGGCTTCATCACGCAGGACGCGGGCGGCCCCGACGTCTTCGTCCACTTCTCCGCGATCCAGTCCTCCGGGTACCGGTCGCTGGAGGAGAACCAGAAGGTCGAATACGACGTGGTCCAGGGCCCCAAGGGCCCCCAGGCGGAGAACGTCGTTCCCCACTCCTGA
- a CDS encoding DEAD/DEAH box helicase: MPEPAVPALPPVASFEELDLPRELLGTLAEAGVAEPFPIQAAALPNALAGRDVLGRARTGSGKTLAFGLAVLARTAGRKAEPKRPLALVLVPTRELAQQVTEALAPHAAALDLRMTAVVGGLSIGRQVGELRRGTEVVVATPGRLNDLVGRRDVSLERVRTAVLDEADQMCDMGFLPQVTELLDQVRPDGQRMLFSATLDRNVDQLVRAYLKDPVPLSVDPSAATVTTMDHHVLHIQAADKYSAATEIAAREGRVLMFLDTKHGVDQFVKHLRAMGVRAEGLHSGKSQPQRTRTLAQFKEGTVTVLVATNVAARGIHIDDLDLVVNVDPPADHKDYLHRGGRTARAGGSGRVVTLATPNQRRDVVRLMAEARIRPTTTQVRSGEAALSRITGAKAPSGVPLSGASPTDAKGRPSGSDLGFRGMGSRSGKAGRGKESRKTAEAKALAEARRAARVRRGH; the protein is encoded by the coding sequence ATGCCCGAGCCGGCCGTGCCCGCACTGCCGCCGGTGGCGTCGTTCGAGGAGCTGGACCTGCCGCGCGAGCTGCTCGGGACGCTGGCCGAGGCCGGGGTGGCCGAGCCGTTCCCCATCCAGGCCGCCGCCCTGCCCAACGCCCTCGCCGGCCGGGACGTCCTCGGCCGGGCCCGCACCGGCTCCGGCAAGACGCTCGCCTTCGGCCTGGCCGTGCTGGCCCGGACCGCCGGCCGCAAGGCGGAGCCGAAGCGGCCGCTCGCGCTGGTCCTCGTACCGACGCGCGAGCTCGCGCAGCAGGTCACCGAGGCGCTCGCCCCGCACGCCGCGGCGCTGGACCTGCGCATGACCGCCGTCGTCGGCGGCCTGTCGATCGGCCGGCAGGTCGGCGAGCTGCGCCGCGGCACCGAGGTCGTCGTCGCCACCCCCGGCCGCCTGAACGACCTGGTGGGCCGGCGCGACGTCTCCCTGGAGCGGGTCCGGACCGCGGTGCTCGACGAGGCCGACCAGATGTGCGACATGGGCTTCCTGCCGCAGGTCACCGAACTCCTCGACCAGGTCCGCCCCGACGGGCAGCGCATGCTCTTCTCGGCGACCCTCGACCGCAACGTCGACCAGCTGGTGCGCGCCTACCTGAAGGACCCCGTCCCGCTCTCCGTCGACCCGTCCGCGGCGACCGTGACGACCATGGACCACCACGTCCTGCACATCCAGGCCGCCGACAAGTACTCCGCGGCGACCGAGATCGCCGCCCGCGAGGGCCGCGTGCTGATGTTCCTGGACACCAAGCACGGCGTGGACCAGTTCGTGAAGCACCTGCGGGCCATGGGCGTGCGCGCGGAGGGCCTGCACAGCGGCAAGTCGCAGCCGCAGCGGACCCGGACGCTCGCGCAGTTCAAGGAGGGGACAGTGACGGTCCTCGTCGCCACGAACGTCGCCGCCCGGGGCATCCACATCGACGACCTCGACCTCGTCGTGAACGTGGACCCGCCCGCCGACCACAAGGACTACCTGCACCGGGGCGGACGCACCGCCCGGGCGGGCGGCTCCGGCAGGGTCGTCACGCTCGCCACCCCGAACCAGCGGCGGGACGTGGTCCGGCTCATGGCCGAGGCCCGGATCCGGCCCACGACCACGCAGGTCCGCTCCGGCGAGGCCGCGCTCAGCCGGATCACCGGGGCCAAGGCCCCCTCCGGGGTGCCGCTGTCGGGCGCCTCGCCGACCGACGCCAAGGGCCGGCCGTCCGGCTCGGACCTCGGCTTCCGCGGCATGGGCAGCCGGTCGGGCAAGGCCGGCCGCGGCAAGGAGTCCCGCAAGACCGCCGAGGCCAAGGCCCTCGCCGAAGCCCGGCGCGCGGCCCGCGTCCGCCGAGGGCACTGA
- a CDS encoding SRPBCC family protein, producing the protein MTDSAITYTVYIRTDPAVVWQALTDPGYTRRYWGLAFETDWAVGSPMVWVERGARTEDAGQVVLECVPDRRLAYTWHTFTPEWAASAGVGEELRAELAAQPRTRVAYEIEPVGDALARLTIRHEGFVPDGPLIGMCGEAWPMLASSLKTLLETGAPLPEPEPGPEPGGRAPTAG; encoded by the coding sequence ATGACCGACAGCGCGATCACGTACACCGTCTACATCCGGACCGACCCCGCCGTCGTCTGGCAGGCCCTCACCGACCCCGGGTACACCCGCCGGTACTGGGGCCTGGCGTTCGAGACGGACTGGGCGGTGGGTTCGCCGATGGTGTGGGTGGAGCGCGGGGCGCGGACCGAGGATGCCGGGCAGGTCGTCCTGGAGTGCGTCCCGGACCGCCGGCTCGCCTACACCTGGCACACCTTCACTCCCGAGTGGGCGGCGTCGGCGGGGGTCGGGGAGGAGCTGCGGGCCGAGCTGGCCGCCCAGCCGCGGACGCGGGTGGCGTACGAGATCGAGCCGGTCGGGGACGCCCTGGCGCGGCTGACGATCCGCCACGAGGGCTTCGTCCCCGACGGCCCGCTGATCGGGATGTGCGGCGAGGCCTGGCCGATGCTGGCGTCGAGCCTGAAGACGCTGCTGGAGACGGGCGCCCCGCTGCCCGAGCCCGAGCCCGGGCCGGAGCCGGGTGGTCGGGCACCGACCGCCGGCTGA
- a CDS encoding ferredoxin: MSGDAPRERRTGGGAAGAVAVAVDRGVCIGAGQCALTAPEVFTQDDDGFGQVLPGREDGHGSALLREAVRACPVSAVSLRTGG; this comes from the coding sequence GTGAGCGGCGACGCGCCGCGCGAGCGGCGCACCGGCGGCGGCGCGGCCGGCGCCGTCGCCGTCGCCGTCGACCGCGGTGTCTGCATCGGCGCCGGCCAGTGCGCCCTGACCGCGCCCGAGGTGTTCACGCAGGACGACGACGGCTTCGGGCAGGTGCTGCCGGGGCGGGAGGACGGCCACGGCAGCGCCCTGCTGCGGGAGGCCGTCCGCGCCTGCCCCGTCTCGGCGGTCTCGCTGCGGACGGGCGGCTGA
- a CDS encoding thioredoxin family protein yields MAHRVHRPAEDEEFAFVLRMAEGPVLACFVGSWPKALAASREMDALAAEAAAEYGPRLTAVRADMARCPGPTRRFGVTSAPTALILRDGREAARYEGPAAPEEFRAFLREHLGAP; encoded by the coding sequence ATGGCACATCGCGTACACCGGCCGGCCGAGGACGAGGAGTTCGCGTTCGTCCTGCGGATGGCCGAGGGGCCGGTGCTGGCGTGTTTCGTCGGGAGCTGGCCCAAGGCGCTCGCGGCGAGCCGCGAGATGGACGCGCTCGCGGCCGAAGCAGCCGCGGAGTACGGGCCGCGCCTGACGGCGGTGCGCGCCGACATGGCCCGCTGCCCCGGCCCCACCCGTCGGTTCGGCGTCACCTCCGCGCCGACCGCGCTCATCCTGCGCGACGGGCGGGAGGCGGCGCGGTACGAGGGCCCGGCGGCGCCGGAGGAGTTCCGGGCGTTCCTGCGGGAGCACCTCGGCGCGCCCTGA
- a CDS encoding HGxxPAAW family protein: MSAHGHVDMGHTVAGWTGTALAVLGSAVAGTGLCLSSEPVLWLGLAVVAAAGLATWLLHLAGWGKPSGPRPESAWDWRVRDTAARGGHTDCLGCRMSGGRRAAAGRPRRAAPAPAPDAGV, from the coding sequence ATGAGCGCGCACGGGCACGTGGACATGGGGCACACCGTGGCCGGCTGGACCGGAACCGCCCTGGCGGTCCTCGGCAGTGCCGTCGCCGGCACCGGACTGTGCCTCTCCTCGGAGCCGGTCCTCTGGCTGGGCCTCGCGGTCGTCGCGGCGGCCGGGCTTGCCACCTGGCTGCTGCACCTGGCCGGCTGGGGCAAGCCGAGCGGCCCCCGGCCCGAATCCGCATGGGACTGGCGGGTCCGCGACACCGCGGCGCGCGGCGGCCACACGGACTGCCTGGGCTGCCGCATGAGCGGAGGCCGCCGCGCCGCGGCCGGCCGCCCCCGCCGCGCGGCGCCGGCCCCCGCCCCGGACGCCGGCGTCTGA